One genomic window of Salvia miltiorrhiza cultivar Shanhuang (shh) chromosome 4, IMPLAD_Smil_shh, whole genome shotgun sequence includes the following:
- the LOC131022651 gene encoding E3 ubiquitin-protein ligase APD2 gives MAEVEQPESPPRPFPTRSPEFPRDQFHGDRFSRNYNGESSLNNGASTANADDPKSCFIASTAFSFFVAITMAFGLYSPETLRLGPNASILIQPNRLFVESIEVVEVGAAKGSMLFGFYKTPPLDATTTWQETHKISLPSSTHKEWVHYLNEGSQINISYSVSSWGLSSIGLVIAEGNAELAEWLKEPSYPDTTFSWNIIHGNGSIQKDILKSSMYYIGVGNLNPEIFTVHLNMSIKASLYNTAEPYYHCRPAEGKCTFPLFFMGANAAVLTTPGRVPGLVSDNCYVKLSYGPRWMAYVVGAGGMILLMLLFNYFTNHFRRTEQDMPCDQPGGIGSERNPLLSQKDDNTSGSDDEDDAQTGLEPNPVKDDENSRHFCAICFEAPKDSFFIPCGHCVACFGCANRIVETTATCPICRRKTKKAKKIYTV, from the exons ATGGCGGAGGTGGAGCAGCCGGAGTCGCCGCCGCGGCCGTTTCCCACGAGGTCGCCGGAGTTTCCGCGTGATCAATTCCACGGAGATCGTTTCTCGCGCAATTACAACGGTGAATCGTCGTTGAACAATGGCGCCTCCACTGCGAATGCAGACGATCCCAAGTCGTGCTTTATAGCTTCGACCGCGTTCTCgttttttg TAGCCATAACTATGGCATTTGGACTGTATTCTCCCGAGACTCTGCGTCTTGGACCTAATGCATCAATACTGATACAGCCCAATCGCTTATTCGTGGAGTCCATAGAG GTGGTAGAAGTTGGTGCAGCTAAAGGTTCAATGCTGTTTGGATTTTATAAAACTCCTCCCCTTGATGCTACGACTACATGGCAGGAGACTCACAAGATCTCTCTGCCTTCAAGTACTCACAAG GAATGGGTGCATTATTTGAATGAAGGGTCTCAAATAAACATATCTTATAGTGTTTCCTCTTGGGGCTTATCTTCTATTGGTCTTGTAATTGCTGAAG GGAATGCTGAACTTGCTGAGTGGCTTAAGGAACCATCATATCCAGATACAACCTTTTCATGGAATATAATTCATG GAAATGGCTCAATTCAGAAGGATATCTTGAAATCTTCAATGTACTATATTGGAGTTGGTAACTTGAATCCAGAAATTTTCACG GTTCATTTGAACATGTCAATAAAGGCTTCTTTGTACAACACAGCAGAACCATATTACCATTGTAGACCTGCAGAGGGCAAATGCACTTTCCCGCTGTTTTTCATGGGCGCAAATGCAGCTGTTCTTACCACTCCTGGTCGAGTGCCT GGTTTGGTCAGTGATAATTGTTATGTCAAACTTTCATATGGACCTCGATGGATGGCATATGTCGTTGGAGCAG GTGGGATGATTCTTCTTATGCTACTCTTTAACTACTTCACGAACCACTTCCGGCGCACCGAACAAGACATGCCTTGCGATCAGCCTGGGGGCATTGGATCTGAGAGAAACCCTTTGCTTTCACAGAAAGATGATAACACCTCTGGctcagatgatgaagatgaCGCTCAAACTGGGCTAGAACCAAACCCAGTTAAAGATGATGAAAATAGCCGCCATTTTTGTGCAATTTGCTTTGAAGCTCCCAAGGATTCTTTCTTTATTCCATGCGGACACTGCGTGGCATGTTTTGGATGTGCAAATAG